Genomic window (Bosea vaviloviae):
CTCGACCTGGACGATGTCGCGCGACACCTCGCTCGGCCTGCTCTTCACCGGCGTGAACTACTATGACGGCCAGGGCTTCCTCGTCCGCAAGAAGCTTGGCGTCACCTCGGCGCTGCAGCTTTCGGGCGCCTCGGTCTGCACCCAGCAGGGCACCACGACCGAGCTGAACCTGGCCGACTTCTTTCGCGCCAACAACCTGAAATACGAAGTCGTCGCCTTCGCCTCGTCAGACGAGACGGTCAAGGCCTATGACGCCGGCCGCTGCGACGCCTTCACCACCGACGCCTCGGGCCTCTATGCCGAGCGCCTGAAGCTGACGGCGCCGGACGATCACATGGTCCTGCCCGAGATCATCTCGAAGGAGCCGCTCGGCCCGTCCGTCCGCAACACCGACGCGCAGTGGTTCAACCTGGTGAAGTGGGTGCACTACGCCATGCTGAACGCCGAGGAGCTCGGCGTGACCAAGGCCAATGTCGACGAGATGCTGAAGTCGCCCAATCCCGAGATCAAGCGTCTGCTCGGCGTCGAGGGCAAGTTCGGCGAAGGCGTCGGCCTCACCGCTGATTGGGCCTACCGCATCGTCAAGCTGGTCGGCAATTACGGCGAATCCTTCGAGAAGAACGTCGGCCAGGGCTCGCTGCTGAAGATCGCGCGTGGCCAGAATGGTCTCTGGACCAAGGGCGGCCTGCAATACGCCCCGCCGGTTCGCTGACATCAAACCAAATCCGGGCGCCGACATCGTTCGGCGCCCGGGCTGCTCACGCCCATGCCGAATAGGTCCTCATAAACCGCAGAATATGCGGCTCTGGGCGCTCAAAATACGCGAGAGCGGATGAACCGCTCCGGATAGGGGACTACCATGAAACGATTGCTCGTCGCGGCGCTCGCGCTTGCCACATTCCTTCCTGGCGTGGAACACGCCCAGGCCCAGACCTCATCGCTCGCAACGGTCAAGAACCGCGGCGAACTCATTTGCGGCGTCAGCCCGGGCTTGGCCGGCTTCGGCATCCCGGATGCGCAAGGAAACTGGGTCGGCCTCGATGTCGATCTGTGCCGCGCCATCGCAGCCGAGATCTTCAACGATGCCGGCAAGGTCAAGTTCGTTCCGCTGTCGTCGAAGGACCGCTTCACCGCGCTTCAATCGGGCGAGGTCGATCTGCTGTCGCGAACGAGCACCTGGACGATGGCGCGCGACACGGCGCTCGGCTTGAGCTTCTCGACCGTGAACTATTATGACGGCCAGGCCTTCCTGGTTCAGAAGAAGCTCGGCGTCCAATCCGCCCTGAAGCTCGATGGCGCATCGATCTGCCTGCAGCAGGGCACGACGACCGAGTTGAACGTCGCGGATTTCTTCCGCGCCAACAAGATCAAGTACGAGGTCGTCGCCTTCGACAAGGGTGACGAGGCGATCAAGGCCTTCGAATCCGGGCGCTGCGATGCGCTGACCGACGACTCCTCTGCGCTCTACGCGCTGCGCTTGAAGCTGACCGCGCCGGAGGATGCCGTCGTCCTCCCCGAGATCATCTCCAAGGAGCCGCTCGGCCCGGTCGTCCGCAGCAGCGACATGCAGTGGATCAACCTGGTGAAATGGACGCATTTCGCGATGCTGAACGCGGAAGAGTTCGGCATCACCAAGGCGAATGTCGACGAGATGCTGAAATCGGCCAACCCCGAGATCCGGCGCCTGCTCGGCGTCGAAGGCAAGTTCGGCGAAGCGGTCGGCCTGAGCAACGATTGGGCCTACCGGGCCATCAAGCTCGTCGGCAATTACGGCGAGGCGTTCGAGCGCAATGTCGGCGCCGGTTCCGTGCTCAAAATTGCCCGTGGAAAGAATGCGCTGTGGACCAACGGGGGATTGCAGTACGCTCCTCCGATCCGTTGATCGAGTCAGCGGAGCGTCGGTTCTACCGGCGCTCCGTTCGCGGTTTGGTCGCGACGGCTTTATTTTGTGAGGGAAGGAGGGGAGGATACCGGGCGAGGATCGTTTGGTCCGGGACTTGCTACCATTTCGAGAACGGGAAGAACCCGTTCCGCCAACAGGGGAAACAACCATGAATAAATTTTACGCCGCCGCGATCGCCGCGGCAGCAACCATCGCTTGCGTCGGCGGAGCGCAAGCGCAGACCGGCACGCTTGCCCAGGTCAAGAGCCGAGGGATTCTCCATTGCGGTTCGGGGACGGGCCTTGCCGGCTTCGGTATTCCCGATGCCCAGGGTAACTGGACAGGCCTGGACGTCGATCTCTGCCGCGCGGTCGCGGCGGCGGTCTTCAACGATCCGCTGAAGGTCAAGTTCATCCCGCTCTCGGCCAAGGACCGGTTCACCTCGCTGCAATCGGGTGAGGTCGATCTGCTCTCGCGCACCACGACCTGGACGCTGTCGCGCGACACCTCGCTCGGGCTCAATTTCGCGGGCGTGAACTATTATGACGGCCAAGGCTTCCTGGTCCGCAAGAAACTCGGCGTCGACTCCGCGTTGAAGCTTGCCGGGGGATCCATCTGCACGCAGCAGGGCACGACCACGGAACTCAACCTTGCGGACTATTTCCGGTCCAACAAGATGAAGTACGAAGTCGTTGCCTTCGCGAGCAACACCGAGACCGTCAAGGCCTATGAGGCAGGCCGCTGCGACGCCTTCACCACGGACGCTTCGGGTCTTTATGCCGAGCGCCTGAACCTGACGACGCCTGCCGACCACATCGTCCTGCCTGAGATCATCTCGAAGGAGCCGCTCGGCCCCGTCGTTCGCCATGGTGACGACAACTGGCTCGACATCGTCAAATGGACTCACTTTGCCATGCTGAACGCCGAGGAACTCGGCATCACCAAGGCAAATGTCGACGAGATGCTGAAATCGGACAATCCCGAGATCAAGCGCTTCGTCGGCACCGAGGGCAAGTTCGGCGAACCGATGGGCCTGACCAATGACTGGGCCTACCGGATCATCAAGCATGTCGGCAATTACGGCGAGGTCTTCGAGAAGAATGTCGGCCAGGGCTCGCTCCTGAAGATCGCGCGCGGCCAGAACGCGCTCTGGACCA
Coding sequences:
- a CDS encoding amino acid ABC transporter substrate-binding protein, which codes for MKKFLAAAIAGLGLAVTATAVSAQAPATLAQVKSRNILNCGSNTGLAGFGVPDAQGNWVGLDVDYCRAIAAAIFNDASKVKFIPLSAKDRFTALQSGEVDLLVRNSTWTMSRDTSLGLLFTGVNYYDGQGFLVRKKLGVTSALQLSGASVCTQQGTTTELNLADFFRANNLKYEVVAFASSDETVKAYDAGRCDAFTTDASGLYAERLKLTAPDDHMVLPEIISKEPLGPSVRNTDAQWFNLVKWVHYAMLNAEELGVTKANVDEMLKSPNPEIKRLLGVEGKFGEGVGLTADWAYRIVKLVGNYGESFEKNVGQGSLLKIARGQNGLWTKGGLQYAPPVR
- a CDS encoding amino acid ABC transporter substrate-binding protein; amino-acid sequence: MNKFYAAAIAAAATIACVGGAQAQTGTLAQVKSRGILHCGSGTGLAGFGIPDAQGNWTGLDVDLCRAVAAAVFNDPLKVKFIPLSAKDRFTSLQSGEVDLLSRTTTWTLSRDTSLGLNFAGVNYYDGQGFLVRKKLGVDSALKLAGGSICTQQGTTTELNLADYFRSNKMKYEVVAFASNTETVKAYEAGRCDAFTTDASGLYAERLNLTTPADHIVLPEIISKEPLGPVVRHGDDNWLDIVKWTHFAMLNAEELGITKANVDEMLKSDNPEIKRFVGTEGKFGEPMGLTNDWAYRIIKHVGNYGEVFEKNVGQGSLLKIARGQNALWTKGGLQYAPPIR
- a CDS encoding amino acid ABC transporter substrate-binding protein; protein product: MKRLLVAALALATFLPGVEHAQAQTSSLATVKNRGELICGVSPGLAGFGIPDAQGNWVGLDVDLCRAIAAEIFNDAGKVKFVPLSSKDRFTALQSGEVDLLSRTSTWTMARDTALGLSFSTVNYYDGQAFLVQKKLGVQSALKLDGASICLQQGTTTELNVADFFRANKIKYEVVAFDKGDEAIKAFESGRCDALTDDSSALYALRLKLTAPEDAVVLPEIISKEPLGPVVRSSDMQWINLVKWTHFAMLNAEEFGITKANVDEMLKSANPEIRRLLGVEGKFGEAVGLSNDWAYRAIKLVGNYGEAFERNVGAGSVLKIARGKNALWTNGGLQYAPPIR